In one window of Paraburkholderia phymatum STM815 DNA:
- the cbiB gene encoding adenosylcobinamide-phosphate synthase CbiB, whose translation MMLLSLPFVATLATAAVAVDRWLGEPERGHPLVAFGKLAAKIEVALNTGRRGRLLGIVAWLLAVAPPVLAATWLVLVLPFMWACAVHVALLYFALGARSLHDHLEPIGRALAKRDLAQARILTARIVSRETSHADESALSRAAVESALENGNDAIFGALFWFAIFGGPGALAFRLANTLDAMWGYRTPRYLRFGWAAARFDDALNYVPARLTALSYALLGDTRTALQCWRDQAPRWDSPNAGPVMASGAGSLNVLLGGAAVYHGVIEQRPMLGAGHTAGARHVEAALMLVERSVILWLAAFIVLALLSVPFQS comes from the coding sequence ATGATGCTCCTGTCCCTGCCCTTCGTCGCGACACTCGCCACGGCAGCCGTCGCCGTGGACAGATGGCTCGGCGAGCCCGAGCGCGGGCATCCCCTCGTCGCTTTCGGCAAGCTGGCCGCGAAGATCGAAGTCGCGCTGAACACCGGGCGGCGCGGCCGGCTGCTGGGCATCGTCGCGTGGCTGCTCGCCGTCGCGCCGCCCGTTCTGGCCGCGACCTGGCTCGTGCTCGTGCTGCCGTTCATGTGGGCGTGTGCCGTGCATGTCGCGCTGCTCTACTTCGCGCTCGGCGCACGCAGTCTGCACGATCACCTCGAGCCGATCGGCCGTGCGCTCGCGAAGCGCGATCTTGCCCAGGCGCGCATCTTGACGGCGCGCATCGTGTCGCGTGAGACGTCGCACGCCGACGAAAGCGCGCTGTCGCGCGCCGCCGTCGAGTCGGCTCTCGAGAACGGCAACGATGCGATCTTCGGCGCGCTGTTCTGGTTCGCGATTTTCGGCGGCCCGGGCGCGCTAGCCTTTCGTCTTGCGAACACGCTCGATGCGATGTGGGGTTATCGTACGCCGCGCTATCTGCGCTTCGGCTGGGCGGCCGCGCGCTTCGACGATGCGCTCAACTACGTGCCCGCCCGCCTGACGGCGCTCAGCTACGCGCTGCTCGGCGACACACGCACTGCGCTGCAATGCTGGCGCGACCAGGCGCCGCGCTGGGACAGCCCGAATGCGGGGCCCGTGATGGCATCCGGCGCGGGCAGCCTCAACGTGCTGCTCGGCGGCGCGGCCGTCTATCACGGCGTGATAGAACAGCGTCCGATGCTCGGCGCAGGCCACACGGCGGGTGCACGGCATGTCGAGGCGGCATTGATGCTGGTCGAGCGCAGCGTGATCCTGTGGCTCGCCGCGTTCATCGTGCTTGCGCTGCTGAGCGTGCCGTTCCAGAGCTGA
- the cobU gene encoding bifunctional adenosylcobinamide kinase/adenosylcobinamide-phosphate guanylyltransferase, whose amino-acid sequence MISRDLTFVLGGARSGKSLHAEQLASTSAWPVTYVATARIGDDEFAARVARHRERRPANWALLEAPLDLPQATASIDRSEHCILIDCLTLWLANLLCPADGSPPLADYPDRLAALETTLAQARSKIIVVSNEIGLGVVPLGAATRLYVDELGRLNQRIAAISTQTTMMVAGLPLQLKPASRA is encoded by the coding sequence ATGATTTCCCGCGACCTCACCTTCGTCCTCGGCGGCGCGCGCTCGGGCAAGAGCCTGCATGCCGAACAACTCGCAAGCACGAGCGCATGGCCCGTGACCTATGTTGCGACCGCACGCATCGGCGACGACGAATTCGCCGCACGCGTCGCGCGTCATCGCGAGCGGCGGCCCGCGAATTGGGCGCTGCTCGAAGCGCCGCTCGATCTGCCGCAAGCCACCGCATCGATCGACCGTTCGGAGCACTGCATTCTGATCGACTGCCTGACGCTGTGGCTCGCGAACCTGCTCTGCCCTGCCGACGGCTCGCCGCCGCTTGCCGACTACCCCGACCGCCTCGCCGCGCTCGAAACGACGCTCGCGCAAGCGCGCTCGAAGATCATCGTCGTCAGCAACGAGATCGGTCTCGGCGTGGTGCCGCTCGGTGCAGCGACGCGACTCTACGTCGATGAACTGGGACGCCTGAACCAGCGCATCGCGGCCATCAGCACGCAGACCACGATGATGGTCGCGGGCCTGCCGCTGCAACTCAAACCGGCGAGCCGCGCATGA
- a CDS encoding tetratricopeptide repeat protein yields MPSESPNLQAAFEAHLAGRLDAAERGYRATLDHDPHHADALHLLGVVLSARGMWIEAEALLRRAISLRDDAHFLANLGEILLRRQRTQEAEQACLRALELDPRCGLAHFYLAEALMKTARAREAEAAYRRAIELEPRLLAARNNLGTLLMDESRLDESVAMFRETLEIDGTHIHALYNLGMALLRSVRPAEAATAFRQALAVQPDHRDALHNLGTALKLNGHYDEAEAVYRQTLALAPDFADVQWNLAVLLLTQGRLAEGWPLAEARYAPQRFPKDVAPPAGTPQWQGESIDGKALVLWHEQGYGDCVQFARYAPLLKALGVRHLTLMCPAPLEPLMKTLDSVDEVKTHSGQIGQHDFWVYPLSLPLRFGTTLDTIPAALPYLHASPERIERWRAALPAVPGLKVGLVWKGFAGNQHDATRSLPGLAPLAPLWSVPGVTFFSLQKGQGEDEAAAPPAGQPIVNLGSAIDDFADTAAIIVQLDLLIAVDTAAAHVAGALGKPCWLMLPHDWTDWRWLLERDDSPWYPGVMRLFRQSATRNWEEVAERIAHALRQWQK; encoded by the coding sequence ATGCCCTCTGAATCTCCGAACTTGCAGGCCGCCTTCGAAGCCCACCTCGCCGGCCGTCTCGACGCAGCGGAACGCGGCTATCGCGCCACGCTCGACCACGATCCACACCACGCCGACGCACTGCATCTGCTCGGCGTGGTGCTGTCCGCGCGGGGCATGTGGATCGAAGCGGAAGCGCTGCTGCGCCGCGCAATCTCATTGCGTGACGACGCGCATTTTCTCGCCAATCTCGGCGAGATCCTGCTGCGTCGCCAGCGAACGCAGGAGGCCGAACAAGCCTGCCTTCGAGCTCTCGAACTCGACCCGCGCTGCGGACTAGCGCATTTCTACCTGGCTGAAGCGCTGATGAAAACAGCGCGTGCACGCGAAGCCGAAGCGGCGTATCGCCGGGCAATAGAACTGGAGCCGAGGCTCCTTGCCGCCCGTAACAATCTCGGCACGCTGCTGATGGACGAGAGCCGTCTCGACGAATCCGTCGCCATGTTCCGCGAGACGCTCGAAATCGACGGGACGCATATCCACGCGCTATACAACCTCGGCATGGCGTTGCTGCGCAGCGTGCGACCCGCCGAGGCAGCCACGGCGTTCCGGCAGGCGCTCGCCGTACAGCCGGATCACCGCGACGCGTTGCACAATCTGGGCACGGCGCTCAAGCTCAATGGCCACTACGACGAAGCGGAGGCCGTCTATCGTCAGACCCTCGCGCTTGCGCCCGATTTCGCCGACGTCCAATGGAATCTCGCGGTTCTCCTGCTTACCCAAGGCCGCCTTGCGGAAGGCTGGCCGCTCGCCGAAGCGCGCTATGCGCCGCAGCGCTTTCCGAAGGACGTCGCGCCGCCGGCCGGCACGCCGCAGTGGCAAGGCGAATCGATCGACGGAAAAGCGCTCGTGTTGTGGCACGAGCAAGGCTATGGTGACTGCGTGCAGTTTGCGCGCTATGCGCCGCTTTTGAAGGCGCTCGGCGTGCGTCATCTGACGCTGATGTGCCCCGCGCCCCTCGAACCGCTGATGAAAACGCTGGATAGCGTCGACGAGGTCAAGACGCATAGCGGCCAGATCGGGCAGCACGATTTCTGGGTGTATCCGTTGAGCCTGCCGTTGCGGTTCGGCACGACGCTCGACACGATTCCCGCCGCGCTGCCGTATCTGCATGCATCGCCGGAACGCATCGAGCGCTGGCGCGCCGCTCTGCCGGCGGTGCCCGGGCTGAAAGTCGGACTCGTGTGGAAAGGCTTCGCCGGAAACCAGCACGACGCGACGCGCTCGCTTCCCGGCCTCGCGCCGCTCGCGCCGTTGTGGAGCGTGCCCGGCGTGACGTTCTTCAGCCTGCAAAAGGGCCAGGGGGAGGACGAAGCGGCCGCGCCGCCCGCCGGGCAGCCCATCGTGAATCTCGGCTCGGCGATCGACGATTTTGCGGATACGGCGGCCATCATCGTGCAACTGGATCTGCTGATCGCCGTCGACACGGCTGCGGCGCACGTCGCGGGCGCACTCGGCAAACCGTGCTGGCTGATGCTGCCGCACGACTGGACCGACTGGCGCTGGCTGCTCGAACGCGACGATTCGCCGTGGTATCCGGGCGTCATGCGCCTGTTCAGGCAGTCGGCCACGCGCAACTGGGAGGAAGTGGCCGAACGCATCGCGCATGCGTTACGGCAGTGGCAAAAGTGA
- a CDS encoding cobyric acid synthase, with protein sequence MIQGTTSDAGKSTLVAGLCRLARRAGVRVAPFKPQNMALNSAVTIDGGEIGRAQALQAVAAGIDAHTDLNPVLLKPTSDRGAQVIIHGKARMNLDARAYHDYKPVAFEAVLASYARLKASYDTIFVEGAGSPAEINLRERDIANMGFAEAVDCPVVLVSDIDRGGVFAHLTGTLACLSDSEQARVRGFVINRFRGDVSLLQPGLDWLEAKTGKPVLGVVPYLHGLTLDAEDMLPRELRAAQASADALRVVVPALPHISNHTDFDALRAHPQVDFHYVRAGSAPPPADLIILPGSKNVQGDLAFLRAQGWDAVLQRHLRYGGRVIGICGGMQMLGREVADPYGVEGPPGTVEGLGWLDFSTTLTRDKTLKNVTGRLATDAGRIAGYEIHMGETQGPALDAPALLLADEMGGVRPDGARSADGQILATYVHGLFDTPAACASLLAWAGLKNADAIDYPALREASLERLADTLAVHLDLKRFWEAIG encoded by the coding sequence ATGATTCAAGGCACGACTTCCGACGCGGGCAAGAGCACGCTCGTCGCCGGTCTATGCCGTCTCGCGCGGCGCGCGGGCGTGCGGGTTGCGCCGTTCAAGCCGCAGAACATGGCCCTGAACAGCGCGGTGACGATAGACGGCGGCGAGATCGGCCGTGCGCAGGCGTTGCAGGCGGTGGCGGCGGGCATCGACGCGCATACCGATCTGAACCCGGTGCTGCTCAAGCCGACCAGCGACCGCGGCGCGCAAGTGATCATCCACGGCAAGGCGCGCATGAATCTCGACGCGCGTGCGTATCACGACTACAAGCCTGTCGCGTTCGAGGCCGTGCTGGCGTCGTATGCGCGGCTGAAGGCGTCGTACGACACGATCTTCGTCGAAGGCGCGGGCAGTCCCGCCGAAATCAATCTGCGCGAACGCGATATCGCGAACATGGGCTTTGCGGAGGCGGTGGATTGCCCCGTCGTGCTCGTCTCCGATATCGATCGCGGCGGCGTGTTCGCGCATCTGACGGGCACGCTGGCGTGTCTGTCCGACAGTGAACAGGCGCGCGTGCGCGGTTTCGTGATCAACCGCTTTCGCGGCGACGTGAGCTTGTTGCAGCCGGGGCTCGACTGGCTCGAGGCGAAGACGGGCAAGCCCGTGCTCGGCGTCGTGCCGTATCTGCATGGCCTCACGCTCGATGCCGAAGACATGCTGCCGCGGGAATTGCGCGCCGCGCAGGCGAGTGCGGACGCGCTGCGCGTCGTCGTGCCCGCGCTGCCGCACATCAGCAATCACACGGATTTCGACGCACTGCGTGCGCATCCGCAAGTCGACTTCCACTATGTCCGCGCGGGCAGCGCGCCGCCGCCCGCCGATCTGATCATCTTGCCGGGGTCGAAGAACGTGCAGGGCGACCTGGCGTTCCTGCGCGCGCAAGGTTGGGACGCCGTGCTCCAGCGCCATCTGCGTTACGGCGGACGTGTGATCGGCATTTGCGGCGGCATGCAGATGCTCGGCCGCGAAGTGGCCGATCCGTATGGCGTGGAAGGCCCGCCCGGGACGGTCGAGGGGCTCGGCTGGCTCGACTTCTCGACGACGCTCACCCGCGACAAGACGCTGAAGAACGTAACGGGACGGCTGGCGACGGACGCGGGCCGCATCGCGGGCTATGAGATCCACATGGGCGAAACGCAAGGGCCCGCGCTCGACGCGCCTGCGCTGCTGCTCGCCGACGAAATGGGCGGCGTGCGTCCCGACGGCGCCCGTTCCGCCGACGGCCAGATCCTCGCCACCTACGTGCACGGCCTGTTCGACACGCCGGCCGCCTGCGCGTCGCTACTGGCGTGGGCCGGGCTGAAAAACGCCGATGCGATCGACTATCCGGCGCTGCGCGAAGCGTCGCTGGAGCGCCTCGCCGACACGCTCGCCGTACATCTCGATCTGAAGCGTTTCTGGGAGGCTATCGGCTGA
- a CDS encoding DoxX family protein has translation MNPTASNKADLAATILRVALGVLYLAHSLQKIFVFTLPGTAQFFQSIGFPGWLGYLTAFVELAGGIALLLGVQVRWVALVLVPFMLGALSVHLPNGWGFAAPHGGWEYPAFWAVTLVVQSLLGNGLFAVSGAKAASVAQVRNAA, from the coding sequence ATGAACCCGACCGCCAGCAACAAAGCCGATCTTGCCGCCACCATCTTGCGCGTCGCGCTAGGCGTGCTGTACCTCGCGCACAGCCTGCAGAAAATCTTCGTCTTCACGCTGCCGGGCACGGCGCAGTTCTTCCAGTCGATCGGCTTTCCGGGCTGGCTCGGCTATCTGACGGCGTTCGTCGAACTGGCGGGCGGGATCGCGCTGCTGCTCGGCGTGCAGGTCCGCTGGGTCGCGCTTGTGCTGGTGCCGTTCATGCTCGGCGCGCTGTCCGTGCATCTGCCGAACGGCTGGGGCTTCGCGGCGCCGCACGGCGGCTGGGAATATCCGGCGTTTTGGGCCGTCACGCTCGTCGTGCAGTCGCTGCTCGGCAATGGCCTGTTTGCGGTGAGCGGCGCCAAGGCGGCGTCCGTCGCCCAGGTTCGCAACGCTGCCTGA